A portion of the Candidatus Aenigmatarchaeota archaeon genome contains these proteins:
- a CDS encoding STAS-like domain-containing protein, translating into MKEIDIFKKVGGSFAENKDIARDIRLGELLPALNIGEEVVINFEGIESATQSFIHALISDVIRKKGVGVLDKIYFQHCNPTVKKIINIVIEYMQDTN; encoded by the coding sequence GAAAGAAATAGATATTTTCAAGAAAGTTGGGGGGAGTTTCGCAGAAAATAAAGATATTGCCCGAGATATAAGACTCGGAGAACTTCTTCCTGCGTTGAATATTGGTGAAGAAGTAGTAATCAATTTTGAAGGGATTGAATCCGCCACCCAGTCATTCATACACGCCCTGATAAGTGATGTAATTAGGAAAAAAGGGGTGGGGGTTTTAGACAAAATATACTTTCAACATTGTAATCCGACAGTCAAAAAAATAATTAACATAGTCATAGAGTATATGCAAGACACCAATTGA